One Mangrovimonas cancribranchiae DNA segment encodes these proteins:
- the rnr gene encoding ribonuclease R, which yields MGRKKRRRRSNNKISNLTNTILSILKKERNKSFNYKQIAAKLGVNDASSRNQIIKKLQQLKAKKDIEEVERGKFKAVVTTQYHTGILDATSKGSGYIISEDFEDDVFIASNNINRALDGDEVEFYLFKRRKRGKLEGEITQVLKRAKTDYVGVVQLHSNYAFVIPDSPKMYKDIFVPINKTNNAEDGDKVLVSLEDWPEKADSPYGKIRQVLGKPGEHSTEIHSILAEYGLPHDFPHEVEAYANKIDTSITKEEIAKRRDMRQDLTFTIDPKDAKDFDDALSFTVLENGLYEIGIHIADVSHYVQPNTILDDEAYERATSVYLVDRVVPMLPEILSNKACSLRPNEEKYTFSAVFKINDKAEVKDQWFGRTVTYSDARFAYEEAQAVIESKTNTIPKEVSLTGDTYQTKQDIADAILKLDELAKKMRSKRMRSGAISFDKVEVKFNLDKDNNPIGVFFKTSKDANKLIEEFMLLANKKVAEFVGKKKPEKTFIYRVHDEPDDSKLAALQNVVGRFGYKLNFKDRKSVTSSLNNLLKDVVGKKEQNLVDTLTIRSMSKAEYTTHNIGHYGLAFGYYSHFTSPIRRYPDVMAHRLLQHYLDGGKSANEAIYEEKCQHSSNMEYLATKAERDSIKYMQIRFMQDHENEEFVGVISGVTDWGIYVEIIDNKCEGMVRIRDIKDDYYEFDESQFAIIGRETKHMYQLGDEVVVKVKDTDLVKKHLDFYLLGKHKE from the coding sequence ATGGGAAGAAAGAAACGAAGAAGACGATCAAATAATAAAATTTCAAACCTTACAAATACCATTCTTAGTATTTTAAAAAAGGAACGAAATAAAAGCTTTAACTACAAGCAAATAGCTGCAAAACTTGGTGTAAACGATGCCAGCAGCAGAAACCAAATTATAAAAAAACTTCAGCAGCTTAAAGCCAAAAAAGACATAGAAGAAGTAGAACGTGGTAAATTTAAAGCTGTTGTAACAACACAATATCATACAGGAATTTTAGATGCCACTTCAAAAGGATCTGGTTATATTATTTCTGAAGATTTTGAAGATGATGTATTTATAGCCTCAAATAATATTAATCGTGCTTTAGATGGCGACGAAGTAGAATTCTACCTCTTTAAGCGCAGAAAACGTGGTAAATTAGAAGGCGAAATTACCCAAGTATTAAAACGCGCTAAAACCGATTATGTTGGTGTTGTACAATTACATAGTAACTATGCTTTTGTTATTCCAGATAGCCCAAAAATGTATAAAGATATTTTTGTACCTATTAACAAAACCAACAATGCAGAAGATGGCGATAAAGTTTTAGTATCGTTAGAAGATTGGCCAGAAAAAGCAGATTCACCTTACGGGAAAATACGCCAAGTTTTAGGAAAACCAGGAGAACACAGTACCGAAATTCATTCTATTTTAGCCGAATACGGGTTGCCTCACGATTTTCCTCATGAAGTGGAAGCTTATGCTAATAAAATAGACACGTCTATTACCAAAGAAGAAATAGCCAAACGTCGCGATATGCGTCAAGATTTAACCTTTACCATCGATCCAAAAGATGCCAAGGATTTTGACGATGCTTTATCATTTACAGTCTTAGAAAATGGTTTATACGAAATAGGTATTCATATTGCCGATGTATCGCATTATGTACAACCAAATACGATTTTAGATGACGAAGCTTACGAACGCGCCACATCTGTTTATCTTGTAGATCGTGTGGTACCTATGTTACCAGAAATTTTATCAAACAAAGCCTGTTCATTACGTCCAAACGAAGAAAAATATACGTTTTCAGCTGTTTTTAAAATCAATGATAAAGCTGAAGTAAAAGACCAATGGTTTGGTAGAACGGTAACTTATAGCGATGCCCGATTTGCTTACGAAGAAGCTCAAGCAGTTATCGAATCTAAGACGAATACCATTCCTAAAGAAGTATCTTTAACAGGAGACACTTATCAAACAAAACAAGATATAGCCGATGCTATTTTAAAACTAGACGAATTAGCAAAAAAAATGCGTAGTAAACGCATGCGATCTGGAGCAATTTCATTTGATAAAGTTGAAGTAAAATTTAATTTAGATAAGGACAACAATCCAATAGGTGTATTCTTTAAAACGAGTAAAGATGCCAATAAATTAATTGAAGAATTTATGCTTTTGGCTAATAAAAAAGTAGCCGAATTTGTAGGAAAGAAAAAACCTGAAAAAACCTTTATTTATCGTGTACACGACGAACCAGACGACAGTAAATTAGCTGCTTTACAAAATGTAGTTGGTCGTTTTGGGTATAAACTTAATTTTAAAGATAGAAAAAGTGTCACCTCATCGTTAAACAACCTGTTAAAAGATGTCGTGGGAAAAAAGGAACAAAACCTTGTCGATACTTTAACCATACGTAGTATGAGTAAAGCAGAATACACCACACATAATATTGGTCATTACGGTTTAGCATTTGGTTATTATAGTCATTTTACATCGCCTATCCGTCGTTATCCAGACGTTATGGCACATCGTTTATTACAACATTACTTAGATGGTGGAAAATCTGCCAACGAAGCCATTTACGAAGAAAAGTGTCAACATTCCAGTAATATGGAATATTTAGCCACAAAAGCCGAGCGAGATTCCATCAAGTACATGCAAATACGCTTTATGCAAGACCATGAAAATGAAGAATTTGTTGGTGTAATTTCTGGTGTAACAGATTGGGGAATTTATGTAGAAATTATCGATAATAAATGTGAAGGTATGGTACGAATTCGTGACATAAAAGATGATTATTACGAGTTTGATGAATCTCAGTTTGCCATTATAGGCCGAGAAACAAAACACATGTATCAATTAGGAGATGAGGTTGTTGTTAAGGTAAAAGACACCGATTTGGTTAAAAAACATTTAGATTTTTATCTTTTAGGAAAGCATAAGGAATAG